In a single window of the Rhodococcus qingshengii JCM 15477 genome:
- a CDS encoding zinc-binding dehydrogenase, with translation MVETIELEIDDSMRAMRFDVESRTLALRTVPVPEIGHDEVLVRVEAAGVCLSDVHIAQGLIKPRHIRTGEVTLGHEVAGTVARIGEGVAGWTVGDRVALQPLVLRSDGPRTLGVDYDGGWAEYVVTPASTLVAIPTGLAFEEAAIIPDAVSTPWSAIRTTGQVRAGESVGVWGVGGLGAHAIQLLRLVGAAPIVAVDPLLVARDRALALGADAALDPTAADFLAQLKDATRGRMLDLALDFAGVSAAQQQTLSSLAYGGRIVLVGLSGRPITIENSVDFSVFKHTVRGHFGQDYSDVPELIDLVSWGRLDLSGSISGVLPLEEAADAIRRLDEKIDDPIRLILRP, from the coding sequence ATGGTGGAGACTATTGAACTCGAGATCGATGATTCGATGCGCGCGATGCGGTTCGACGTCGAGAGCAGGACTTTGGCGCTGAGGACGGTCCCCGTCCCGGAAATTGGGCACGACGAGGTTCTCGTCCGGGTGGAGGCAGCTGGCGTCTGTCTCTCGGATGTCCATATCGCCCAGGGGCTGATCAAGCCTCGCCACATCCGCACAGGTGAGGTAACGCTGGGTCACGAGGTGGCCGGTACCGTGGCCCGGATAGGCGAGGGCGTCGCGGGCTGGACCGTTGGCGATCGTGTCGCGTTGCAGCCACTGGTTTTGCGGTCCGACGGACCGCGCACACTCGGCGTCGACTACGACGGTGGCTGGGCAGAGTACGTTGTGACCCCGGCCTCGACGCTGGTCGCGATCCCCACCGGGCTCGCCTTCGAGGAGGCAGCGATCATCCCCGATGCCGTCTCCACTCCGTGGAGCGCGATTCGCACCACAGGCCAAGTGCGAGCGGGGGAGTCGGTCGGAGTGTGGGGTGTGGGCGGACTCGGTGCCCATGCCATCCAACTTTTGCGACTGGTCGGTGCTGCACCCATTGTTGCGGTCGACCCGCTGCTGGTGGCCCGTGATCGGGCGCTGGCGCTCGGTGCCGACGCGGCGCTAGACCCTACTGCTGCCGACTTCTTAGCGCAGCTGAAAGACGCAACCCGGGGGCGAATGCTCGACCTTGCTCTCGACTTTGCAGGCGTGTCCGCCGCCCAGCAGCAGACGCTCTCCAGCCTGGCATACGGTGGTCGGATCGTCCTGGTGGGCCTGAGCGGCCGGCCGATCACGATCGAGAACAGCGTGGACTTCAGCGTCTTCAAGCACACGGTCCGCGGCCATTTCGGTCAGGACTACAGTGACGTCCCCGAACTGATCGATCTTGTCTCGTGGGGTCGCCTCGATCTGTCGGGCTCGATCAGCGGCGTTCTACCGCTCGAGGAAGCCGCCGACGCGATCCGCCGACTCGACGAGAAGATCGATGACCCAATCAGATTGATACTCCGACCCTGA
- a CDS encoding phosphotransferase family protein: protein MTISGDAYIDATAVAAWMDGAGLGGGSLEQVEPLAGGTQNIMVSFVRAGRRYILRRGPQHLRAGSNRIMGREITLLGGLAQTAVPHARLIASCEDESVLGGAVFYLMEPIDGYNALVSLPQGQAASPEMRHRMGLSMVEALATLGEVDYKAVGLSGYARPDGFLERQVPRWLSELDSYSQLEGYPGPDIGDVTRVAEWLERHRPRAWTPGIMHGDFHVSNVMFRHDEPEIAAIVDWEMTTIGDPLLDLGWMLSLWAGPDDVEDLLGSAYATGGGLPTEQEIVQRYADRSSRDVSAIDWYVALACFKLGIVLEGTYARSLAGQASVETGLRLHAITLRLFDRAIQRIS from the coding sequence ATGACGATCTCCGGTGATGCCTACATCGACGCGACAGCGGTGGCTGCATGGATGGACGGTGCAGGCCTGGGCGGAGGTTCGCTCGAGCAAGTCGAGCCACTTGCAGGGGGCACACAGAACATCATGGTGTCGTTCGTTCGGGCAGGACGACGCTACATCCTGCGTCGTGGTCCCCAGCACCTGCGAGCAGGCAGCAACAGGATCATGGGCCGCGAGATCACCCTGCTTGGCGGTCTGGCACAGACCGCTGTTCCGCACGCTCGACTGATCGCCAGCTGCGAGGACGAGTCGGTTCTCGGTGGTGCGGTCTTCTACCTGATGGAGCCGATCGACGGGTACAACGCCCTCGTGAGCTTGCCCCAAGGTCAAGCCGCTTCGCCCGAGATGCGTCACCGGATGGGTCTGAGCATGGTCGAGGCGCTTGCGACGCTCGGTGAGGTCGACTACAAGGCCGTGGGGCTCTCGGGGTACGCGCGGCCCGACGGCTTCCTCGAACGTCAGGTGCCACGTTGGCTCAGCGAGCTCGATTCCTACTCCCAACTCGAGGGCTACCCCGGTCCCGACATCGGCGATGTCACCCGCGTGGCCGAATGGCTGGAACGGCACCGTCCGCGAGCCTGGACACCCGGCATCATGCACGGCGACTTCCACGTATCGAACGTGATGTTCCGTCACGACGAGCCGGAGATCGCGGCCATCGTCGATTGGGAGATGACGACAATCGGGGACCCACTGCTCGACCTCGGATGGATGCTGTCGCTATGGGCAGGTCCGGACGACGTCGAGGACCTCCTTGGTTCGGCCTACGCCACCGGCGGCGGGTTGCCGACAGAGCAGGAGATCGTGCAGCGCTATGCCGACCGGTCTTCGCGAGACGTCTCCGCTATCGACTGGTACGTCGCGCTGGCGTGCTTCAAGCTCGGCATCGTCCTGGAGGGGACCTATGCGCGTTCTCTTGCCGGGCAGGCGTCTGTCGAGACAGGGCTGCGCCTACACGCGATAACGCTGCGGCTCTTCGACAGGGCGATTCAGCGGATCTCGTAG
- a CDS encoding CaiB/BaiF CoA transferase family protein, translated as MNGPLRGLRVVELAGIGPGPHAAMMLSDLGADVVRVVRPSRPEGEYTTTSHVLRGRTTVLADLKISEDVERVRNLVALADVLIEGFRPGVAERLGLGPDEFTTSNPRLVYARMTGWGQSGPLANTAGHDINYISLTGALDAIGPAETPLPPLNLVGDYGGGSMFLVTGILAALHERHSSGIGQVVDAAMIDGISALVQPIHELRAIGQWKDSRAQNVLDGAAPFYRTYECSDGRFMAVGAVEPQFWALVMAGLGLDASSIPDRDDRSMWPELCTTLAAVFRKHDRDHWVDVFDGTDACVTPVLTFGEASAHPHITARGVLVGTGTDVVAASAPRFSRTAGRIAEGTPSSVVALDAAIDTWARWGSASGPQCTTVPVTSDS; from the coding sequence ATGAACGGACCACTCAGAGGGCTCCGGGTTGTCGAGCTGGCCGGGATCGGCCCGGGACCCCATGCAGCCATGATGCTGTCCGACCTCGGCGCTGACGTCGTACGGGTGGTTAGGCCCTCGAGGCCTGAGGGGGAGTACACCACTACGTCGCACGTTCTGCGCGGACGCACCACAGTGCTCGCGGACCTCAAGATCAGCGAGGACGTGGAGCGAGTGCGTAATTTGGTCGCCTTGGCCGATGTTCTCATCGAGGGGTTCCGGCCAGGGGTCGCTGAACGTCTCGGTCTCGGACCGGACGAGTTCACGACGAGCAACCCGCGGCTCGTGTACGCCCGGATGACCGGATGGGGACAGTCCGGCCCGCTGGCGAACACTGCGGGGCACGACATAAACTACATTTCGCTGACCGGGGCCCTCGACGCGATCGGGCCCGCCGAGACGCCACTCCCCCCGCTGAACTTAGTGGGCGACTACGGTGGCGGCTCGATGTTCCTCGTTACGGGAATCCTCGCGGCGCTCCACGAGCGTCACTCGTCGGGAATCGGCCAAGTCGTTGACGCAGCCATGATCGATGGTATCAGTGCACTGGTCCAGCCGATCCACGAGCTCCGAGCGATCGGCCAGTGGAAGGACAGTCGTGCTCAGAACGTCCTCGACGGCGCTGCTCCGTTCTACCGGACGTACGAGTGCAGTGACGGTCGCTTCATGGCAGTCGGCGCGGTAGAACCGCAATTCTGGGCTCTCGTCATGGCGGGACTCGGGTTGGATGCATCGTCAATCCCTGATCGGGACGACCGCTCGATGTGGCCGGAGCTCTGCACAACGCTCGCTGCCGTATTCCGGAAGCACGATCGTGATCACTGGGTAGATGTATTCGACGGCACGGATGCGTGTGTGACGCCGGTACTGACCTTCGGTGAGGCGTCGGCTCACCCACACATCACCGCTCGTGGGGTTCTCGTTGGCACGGGTACCGACGTCGTGGCGGCGTCGGCACCCCGCTTCTCCCGCACTGCCGGCCGTATCGCCGAGGGCACGCCCTCCTCAGTGGTTGCTCTCGACGCGGCGATCGATACCTGGGCGCGCTGGGGTTCAGCGTCGGGTCCGCAGTGCACGACAGTGCCTGTGACCAGTGATTCGTGA
- a CDS encoding nitroreductase, giving the protein MSLSTLLSSRYSCRAFLPAQVDEETLNERFTLAQRTPSWCNTQPWQVYVTSGDATTQLAEALSVYATSQEPVSCLQLPVGYTGVRADRRREAGYGLYSALGIERSDREGRDAQMARNFDFFGAPHTAVITSAAELGVYGAVDCGAYVSTLLLATQELGLGAVAQGAIAFHTDVVRSELGIPEDQHIVCTVSFGHADTTHPVNAFRTTRADVHEAVHHVNTTGASL; this is encoded by the coding sequence ATGAGCCTGTCGACCCTCCTGTCCTCGCGCTACAGCTGTCGCGCCTTCCTGCCTGCACAGGTCGACGAAGAAACGCTCAACGAGCGCTTCACGCTCGCGCAGCGGACGCCCTCGTGGTGCAATACTCAGCCGTGGCAGGTGTATGTCACGAGTGGTGATGCGACGACGCAGCTTGCCGAAGCCCTCTCCGTCTATGCCACCTCCCAAGAGCCCGTCTCGTGCCTGCAGCTGCCAGTCGGCTACACGGGGGTCCGGGCCGACCGACGCCGGGAAGCGGGCTACGGCCTGTACTCGGCATTGGGCATCGAGCGTTCCGACCGCGAAGGCCGAGACGCGCAGATGGCACGCAACTTCGACTTCTTCGGGGCCCCCCACACTGCCGTCATCACGTCCGCAGCCGAGCTGGGCGTATACGGCGCCGTCGACTGCGGAGCCTACGTTTCGACGTTGCTCCTGGCTACGCAGGAGCTTGGCTTGGGCGCGGTCGCCCAGGGTGCCATCGCGTTCCACACCGACGTCGTTCGCTCCGAGCTGGGGATCCCCGAGGACCAGCACATCGTCTGCACCGTCTCGTTCGGCCACGCCGACACGACCCACCCGGTCAACGCGTTCCGCACAACACGGGCCGACGTGCACGAAGCAGTCCACCACGTAAATACCACGGGCGCGTCGCTATGA
- a CDS encoding acyl-CoA dehydrogenase family protein yields MSYSFQLSKPLVDYGRAVREWSASEARPYARQADTEHKVPDNWAEIIGTSPVSLGRSDLAEPDPIPTFDEGYWVRNLVFYENINYGDIWVQQTLGSGIAHLVVESMGTPEQVEKWYTPAIEENTPTGFALTEPHFGSDTSQVSTTATRDGDSWVLNGTKIFCSGGATAEYIVVFATVDKSLGAKGINAFVVPADAPGFIIAKENEQKLGIRSWVTSELLFDNCIIPVENQLGWTADGSAAPRRSGQGGALGALANNRPNMSAMCIGLGQAAIDVTTGILGGQKAAFSPQRWRAVEEDLEAMNFALERGRRMSYKAQFLVDQGKEDRAISAAGKGYAPETVERVIRRCMQLLGPEGTSEELLLEKWYRDVKIMDIFEGSGQVQRIVVGRTLMGRLAG; encoded by the coding sequence ATGTCTTACAGCTTCCAGCTCAGCAAGCCGCTCGTCGATTACGGTCGCGCAGTCCGCGAGTGGTCCGCGTCCGAGGCCCGCCCGTACGCGCGGCAGGCCGACACGGAGCACAAGGTCCCGGACAACTGGGCCGAGATTATTGGCACCAGTCCGGTATCGCTCGGTCGGAGCGACCTGGCCGAGCCCGACCCGATCCCCACGTTCGACGAGGGCTATTGGGTGCGCAACCTGGTCTTCTACGAGAACATCAACTATGGCGATATTTGGGTCCAGCAGACCCTCGGTAGCGGCATTGCCCACCTGGTCGTGGAGTCGATGGGTACCCCTGAGCAGGTCGAGAAGTGGTACACGCCCGCCATCGAGGAGAACACGCCGACTGGTTTCGCGCTGACCGAGCCTCACTTCGGCTCCGACACCTCGCAGGTCTCGACCACGGCGACCCGCGATGGCGACAGCTGGGTGCTGAACGGCACCAAGATCTTCTGCAGCGGTGGTGCCACCGCGGAGTACATCGTGGTGTTCGCGACAGTCGACAAGTCGCTCGGCGCCAAGGGCATCAACGCTTTCGTCGTGCCAGCCGATGCACCAGGCTTCATCATCGCGAAGGAAAACGAGCAGAAGCTCGGTATCCGAAGCTGGGTCACGTCGGAACTGTTGTTCGACAACTGCATCATCCCGGTCGAGAACCAACTCGGCTGGACCGCCGACGGTTCCGCGGCTCCGCGCCGCAGCGGGCAGGGCGGCGCGCTGGGCGCGCTGGCCAACAACCGCCCCAACATGTCGGCGATGTGCATCGGGCTCGGTCAGGCGGCGATCGACGTCACGACCGGTATTCTCGGGGGCCAGAAAGCAGCCTTCTCTCCGCAGCGATGGCGCGCAGTCGAGGAGGATCTCGAGGCGATGAACTTCGCCCTCGAGCGTGGACGCCGGATGTCGTATAAGGCACAGTTCCTCGTGGATCAGGGTAAGGAAGACCGGGCGATCTCGGCCGCCGGTAAGGGCTATGCGCCCGAAACCGTCGAGCGTGTCATTCGTCGGTGCATGCAGCTGCTGGGACCTGAGGGTACGAGCGAGGAGCTTCTGCTCGAGAAGTGGTACCGGGACGTCAAGATCATGGACATCTTCGAGGGTTCGGGCCAGGTTCAGCGCATTGTTGTCGGACGGACGCTGATGGGTCGTCTCGCCGGCTGA
- a CDS encoding FAD-dependent oxidoreductase, with protein MSTNSVLIVGGGPLGLLQALGLAQIGVEVTVLAPGPERQPVTRTLVFNWSMMAGLDHLGILDEMMAVGVVQHAVSLNVLRTGERIVFDLSALSADVEHAFTLNMEQGQFVDILLTHLAASSAVTIEWDTRIVSLDQGKDGCTVVAAGVDGEITRRVGWVVGADGTRSVVRRQLGLGFPGLTWPERFVAVNLRFDFSTMGIKEAATHIDPDRGALIAQIDRTGLWSYLYAENERLPEESIEARMQAVFADVLPDGADPRVESWVAHRMHQRVADTFRVGRVLLVGGAAHVTAPTSGFGLVGSFFDVLAATEVLGAMASGEADEVVLDRYADDRRRVFTEITSPISSDTKMLIFNGSETGRLERELTRYRAAAASRASVQEFLLLAGELASPSLLASP; from the coding sequence ATGTCGACGAATAGTGTGCTTATAGTGGGCGGCGGCCCACTGGGACTGCTGCAAGCGCTCGGACTGGCTCAGATCGGTGTTGAGGTGACTGTCCTCGCGCCCGGACCTGAACGACAGCCCGTCACCCGCACACTGGTTTTCAACTGGTCGATGATGGCCGGGCTCGACCATCTCGGGATCCTCGACGAGATGATGGCAGTCGGAGTGGTCCAGCACGCGGTGTCGCTGAACGTCCTGCGCACCGGCGAGAGAATCGTCTTCGATCTGTCTGCATTGTCCGCCGACGTTGAGCATGCTTTCACACTCAATATGGAGCAGGGCCAGTTCGTCGATATCTTGCTGACGCACCTCGCGGCATCGTCGGCCGTGACGATCGAGTGGGACACGCGCATCGTGAGCCTAGACCAGGGCAAGGACGGCTGCACCGTTGTAGCCGCAGGAGTCGACGGCGAAATCACTCGGCGCGTGGGGTGGGTTGTCGGAGCCGACGGAACGCGCAGCGTTGTGCGTCGCCAGCTGGGCCTCGGCTTCCCTGGCCTGACCTGGCCCGAACGCTTCGTCGCGGTCAACCTGCGCTTTGACTTTTCGACGATGGGTATCAAAGAGGCAGCGACCCACATCGATCCCGACCGAGGCGCCTTGATCGCCCAGATAGACCGAACAGGCCTCTGGAGCTACCTCTACGCCGAGAACGAACGGCTACCGGAGGAGTCGATCGAAGCACGCATGCAGGCGGTGTTCGCAGACGTTCTGCCCGACGGCGCCGATCCCCGCGTCGAGTCATGGGTGGCCCACCGGATGCATCAGCGGGTCGCCGACACGTTCCGAGTAGGACGAGTCCTCCTGGTCGGCGGCGCGGCGCACGTCACTGCACCCACGAGCGGGTTCGGACTTGTGGGTTCCTTCTTCGACGTCCTGGCCGCAACCGAGGTGCTCGGCGCAATGGCCAGCGGCGAAGCCGACGAGGTCGTTCTCGACCGCTACGCCGACGATCGGCGGCGGGTTTTCACCGAAATCACCTCGCCGATCTCCTCAGATACCAAGATGTTGATTTTCAACGGCTCGGAGACGGGGCGACTCGAGCGCGAGCTCACCCGCTACCGTGCGGCAGCTGCCAGTCGCGCGTCGGTGCAAGAATTCCTGCTGCTCGCCGGAGAGCTCGCAAGTCCCTCGTTGCTCGCATCGCCCTAG
- a CDS encoding SDR family NAD(P)-dependent oxidoreductase yields MSPALNESVVVVAGGARGIGRATALRLAERGAKVAVLDVNLSAATEFDEDLTAASVEDELKNRAGDGLGVQVNLTDPEETERAIATVVERFGHLNHLFIPAGGAITPYPDSAASRTSHDDYSKLVAVNMTTVVNCCRSAVPHLKAAGGGSIITVSSGSGFKVAADGYIAGYAMSKAAVLHYSKYLAAEVGKDGIRVNCIAPGVIRTSRLIAQSKVTGFVASDEELSMIPLQRQGEPSDIADVVELLLSPLAGFLTGQLIAVDGGASIV; encoded by the coding sequence ATGTCACCTGCCCTGAACGAGTCCGTGGTCGTCGTCGCTGGAGGGGCACGCGGCATCGGCCGGGCCACCGCGCTGAGGCTCGCCGAGCGAGGCGCGAAAGTAGCGGTACTCGACGTCAACCTCAGCGCAGCAACCGAATTCGACGAGGACCTGACGGCAGCTTCCGTCGAGGACGAGCTGAAAAACCGGGCCGGCGACGGCCTCGGCGTGCAGGTCAACCTGACCGATCCTGAGGAGACCGAACGCGCGATCGCCACAGTCGTCGAGCGGTTCGGACACCTCAACCACCTCTTCATACCTGCTGGCGGGGCCATCACTCCCTACCCCGACAGCGCGGCGAGCCGGACCTCTCACGACGACTACAGCAAGCTCGTCGCCGTCAACATGACGACGGTCGTCAACTGCTGCCGCTCGGCGGTACCTCACCTCAAAGCTGCGGGCGGCGGATCGATCATCACAGTCTCGAGTGGCTCGGGCTTCAAGGTTGCAGCCGACGGCTATATCGCGGGCTACGCCATGAGCAAGGCCGCAGTGCTGCACTACTCGAAGTACCTCGCGGCCGAAGTCGGGAAAGACGGCATCCGGGTGAACTGCATCGCCCCGGGCGTCATCCGAACCTCACGTCTGATTGCCCAGTCAAAGGTCACCGGATTCGTCGCCAGCGACGAGGAGCTCTCCATGATTCCCCTTCAGAGACAAGGTGAGCCGTCGGATATCGCCGACGTAGTCGAGCTCCTGCTCAGCCCGCTGGCCGGTTTCCTGACCGGTCAGCTCATCGCCGTCGACGGTGGTGCATCGATCGTCTGA
- a CDS encoding NADPH:quinone oxidoreductase family protein — MATEGRSWRAHAFGDPRAVLRLEDVTWEPPTPDRLLVRVAACGVGLPDLLMVQGTYPLTPTPPVQPGQEVVGIVVEAGANANFRVGDRVMGLTPFTEGHGGFGDHAYIRASKAVLAPSTLSDAEAAGFMIGFRTAHAALISRLTVRAGQTIAVLGASGSSGLAAIALSKALGARVIAVGSSMEKLAYCANAGADDCIDHRVSDVGDELLALTGGIGVDVLFDPVGGAVAAQAVKGVRSRGSVAVIGFASGSWIDAAMGDVVLHNLALVGVFAGSFSAEEDEAMNRTLLEMAEQGLIRPALGSSYAFSEVSDVLHRLDQGMPPGKITVHFDRS, encoded by the coding sequence ATGGCGACCGAGGGGCGCAGTTGGCGCGCACACGCGTTCGGCGACCCACGTGCCGTCCTACGCTTGGAGGACGTCACGTGGGAACCGCCGACGCCGGACCGGTTGCTCGTCCGTGTCGCCGCGTGCGGTGTGGGCCTTCCGGACCTTCTGATGGTGCAGGGCACCTATCCGCTGACGCCGACACCGCCGGTCCAACCGGGCCAGGAGGTTGTCGGCATCGTCGTCGAGGCGGGCGCGAACGCCAACTTCAGGGTCGGTGACCGGGTCATGGGTCTGACCCCGTTTACCGAAGGACATGGTGGATTCGGAGACCATGCCTACATCCGCGCGTCCAAGGCGGTGCTCGCGCCGTCGACGCTGTCCGACGCCGAGGCTGCAGGCTTCATGATCGGATTCCGCACCGCTCACGCCGCGCTCATCAGCCGGCTGACGGTGCGCGCCGGGCAAACCATCGCTGTGCTTGGTGCCAGTGGCAGCTCGGGGCTCGCCGCCATCGCCCTCTCCAAAGCTCTCGGTGCGCGGGTGATTGCGGTGGGCAGCAGCATGGAGAAGCTGGCGTACTGCGCCAATGCCGGCGCTGACGACTGTATCGATCACCGTGTGTCGGATGTCGGTGACGAACTCCTCGCGCTGACGGGCGGTATCGGTGTGGACGTCCTGTTCGACCCGGTTGGCGGGGCCGTCGCTGCGCAGGCTGTCAAGGGCGTCCGAAGCCGGGGCTCCGTGGCCGTGATCGGCTTCGCGAGCGGCAGCTGGATCGATGCCGCCATGGGTGACGTCGTGCTACACAACCTCGCACTGGTCGGAGTCTTCGCCGGCAGCTTCTCCGCCGAGGAAGACGAAGCGATGAATCGGACATTGCTGGAGATGGCCGAGCAGGGACTCATCCGACCCGCCCTCGGGAGCTCGTACGCGTTCTCCGAAGTGTCCGATGTGCTCCATCGTCTTGACCAAGGCATGCCGCCCGGCAAGATCACGGTGCACTTCGACCGATCCTGA
- a CDS encoding SDR family NAD(P)-dependent oxidoreductase has product MEEFRDKVVVVTGGSRGMGKEIVLAFAQRGAHVVIASRKIEPCETLAEDVRVRFGVRALPVACNVSDWEQCDRLVEAAYAEFGRVDVLINNAGLSPHYPSLVDVTEALFDKTIAVNLRGPFRLAALIGHKMVKSGGGSIVNIGSIEAIRPSEKALPYAAAKAGLHVLTEGFAQEYAPSVRVNTIQPGPFLTDISDNWADGAREELEAVVALGRCAEPSEIVGAVLFFSGSASSYSTGALLRVDGGWR; this is encoded by the coding sequence ATGGAAGAGTTCAGAGACAAAGTTGTCGTCGTGACCGGCGGCAGCCGCGGCATGGGCAAAGAGATCGTGCTGGCCTTCGCTCAGCGCGGTGCCCACGTCGTCATCGCGAGCCGCAAGATCGAGCCATGCGAGACGCTCGCCGAGGACGTCCGCGTGAGGTTCGGGGTCCGTGCCCTCCCCGTTGCCTGCAATGTCAGTGACTGGGAGCAGTGCGACAGGCTCGTCGAAGCGGCCTACGCCGAGTTCGGCCGTGTCGATGTCTTGATCAACAACGCGGGCCTGTCCCCGCACTACCCGAGCCTGGTCGATGTCACCGAAGCCCTGTTCGATAAGACCATCGCCGTCAACCTACGGGGACCGTTCAGGCTGGCCGCGCTGATCGGCCACAAGATGGTGAAATCCGGCGGCGGGTCCATCGTCAACATCGGTTCCATCGAGGCCATCCGGCCATCGGAGAAAGCCCTCCCCTACGCCGCGGCCAAAGCCGGGTTGCACGTCCTCACCGAGGGTTTCGCCCAGGAGTATGCACCGTCCGTGCGCGTCAACACGATCCAGCCCGGACCGTTCCTGACCGACATCTCGGACAACTGGGCCGACGGCGCCCGCGAGGAACTCGAGGCCGTTGTTGCCCTCGGCCGCTGCGCCGAACCCTCCGAGATCGTCGGCGCTGTGCTGTTCTTCAGCGGGTCGGCGTCGTCGTACTCCACCGGGGCACTGCTCCGCGTCGACGGCGGATGGCGCTGA
- a CDS encoding TetR/AcrR family transcriptional regulator, with the protein MTASTTNREPTRDAHSAIITAAERLFADQGIEGVSLREIMRAAGQRNTTSLQYHFGDRDGLLRALVEKHIQSVSLRRDAILDLLASREKTSLRDACSALVQPLVAKLNDPDGGPEFLQIAAQLVNRDNKVIDPNGPAGAIIYDRSGSQDRWSRLVEQLMPPGTAGSPLHRRFAAIRFAYIEIGRRANNSPEGDHALFSSQLVDLSAALLGAEISDETQRLLDERYRQKSS; encoded by the coding sequence ATGACCGCAAGCACGACGAATCGCGAACCGACTCGCGACGCACACTCAGCGATAATCACAGCCGCCGAGCGGCTGTTTGCCGACCAAGGCATCGAAGGAGTCTCCCTGCGAGAGATCATGCGCGCGGCCGGCCAGCGCAACACCACCTCGTTGCAGTATCACTTCGGCGACCGCGACGGACTGCTCCGCGCCTTGGTCGAGAAGCACATCCAGTCCGTCTCCCTGCGCAGGGATGCGATTCTCGACCTGCTTGCGTCACGCGAAAAGACTTCGCTCCGTGACGCGTGCTCCGCACTCGTCCAGCCGCTCGTCGCCAAGCTCAATGATCCTGACGGTGGCCCGGAGTTCCTGCAGATCGCCGCCCAGCTGGTCAACCGGGACAACAAGGTGATCGATCCCAACGGACCGGCGGGCGCCATCATCTACGACCGCAGCGGCAGCCAGGACCGTTGGAGTCGCCTGGTCGAGCAGCTCATGCCACCCGGCACAGCGGGGAGCCCACTGCACCGCCGATTCGCGGCCATCCGCTTTGCGTACATCGAGATTGGACGGCGCGCCAACAACTCGCCCGAGGGCGACCACGCTTTGTTCTCGAGCCAACTCGTCGACCTGTCCGCGGCATTGCTCGGCGCCGAGATCTCTGACGAGACGCAACGACTGCTCGACGAGCGCTACCGACAGAAATCGAGCTGA
- a CDS encoding NADPH:quinone oxidoreductase family protein, whose translation MRAWHVEAFGAPTEVMRLVQVPDPQPGAGQVAVRVAACTLGFPDVLMCRAGYQHKPTLPFSPGADFYGEIVSIGPGVDLVGRDLSVGSKVIAIGAGLHGGLADIALVDLDLLFPAPVGLDAAESAALFNAYLTGWLALTHSARIQAGEVLLVHAAAGGVGSAAVQLGLAAGATVIGVTRGTRKAEAVRNLGAHLVIDREQVSVIDAVKDATGGRGADVIYDPVGGPSWFESTKCVSFEGRLLIIGFAGGEILSQPLNHPLVKNYSIIGINSGLYTVKRPDVVARAIAELSALATGGAIRPLIGERIPLADAPRALQDLADRVTVGRSVVMLDGTVG comes from the coding sequence ATGAGAGCCTGGCACGTCGAGGCCTTCGGTGCCCCGACAGAGGTCATGCGTCTTGTCCAAGTCCCGGACCCCCAGCCCGGTGCGGGACAGGTCGCAGTACGGGTCGCGGCCTGCACCCTGGGTTTCCCCGACGTCCTGATGTGCCGCGCCGGCTACCAGCACAAGCCGACCCTCCCGTTCTCCCCCGGCGCAGACTTCTACGGAGAGATCGTCTCGATCGGTCCCGGCGTAGACCTGGTCGGCCGCGATCTCTCGGTCGGGTCGAAGGTCATCGCGATCGGCGCCGGACTGCACGGCGGACTCGCCGACATCGCGCTGGTCGACCTCGACCTGCTCTTCCCCGCACCAGTCGGCCTGGACGCCGCCGAGTCTGCCGCCCTCTTCAACGCGTATCTCACGGGCTGGCTAGCCCTCACCCACAGCGCGCGTATCCAGGCCGGCGAGGTTTTGCTGGTCCACGCTGCCGCCGGTGGCGTGGGCAGCGCCGCCGTCCAACTCGGCCTCGCAGCCGGCGCGACCGTCATCGGCGTCACGCGTGGCACTCGGAAGGCCGAGGCCGTGCGAAACCTCGGTGCACACCTGGTGATCGACAGGGAACAGGTTTCTGTCATCGACGCCGTCAAGGACGCCACCGGCGGCCGAGGCGCCGATGTCATCTACGACCCTGTGGGTGGTCCGTCCTGGTTCGAGTCGACCAAGTGCGTGTCCTTCGAGGGCAGGCTCCTCATCATCGGGTTTGCCGGCGGCGAGATCCTGTCCCAGCCGCTCAACCACCCGCTCGTCAAGAACTATTCGATCATCGGGATCAACTCCGGCCTCTACACGGTAAAACGGCCGGATGTCGTCGCCCGCGCCATCGCCGAGCTCTCGGCCCTCGCCACCGGCGGGGCGATCCGGCCTCTGATCGGCGAACGGATCCCTCTTGCCGATGCACCCCGTGCCCTACAAGACCTGGCCGACAGGGTCACAGTCGGCCGCTCTGTCGTCATGCTCGACGGGACCGTCGGGTGA